Proteins encoded within one genomic window of Xylophilus sp. GOD-11R:
- a CDS encoding putative baseplate assembly protein, with the protein MSGAHQYFCDTPGRVQALREAALQEPPRLLNGIHFLEVAPGHRRLEVHFVHPLESVPAEPLGEVNLEIRGGVRVRDPQVTHVEWAGEVMLVDVAAAGDFSRYTLRLVAGPGQPAPPEGIDPALAQIAFSFKVDCPSDFDCRTESDCVPRTPAPPAIDYLARDYAGFRRLLLDRMSVLMPGWRERNPADLMVTLAEAVAFRADELAYLQDAVATESTLGTARQRVSVRRHTRLLDYPLHDGCNARTWVALEVAPAADGQTLAGCDPDTGLGGAQLLTRTPSLPTGLNADAARAALDAGARCFELVHPLTVYAAHNRLRFHTWSDEDCCLPQGATSAFLRDDEADPLRLRVGDLVLLESLASPTTGEAADADHRQRQVVRLTRVDPESSPGAGARAAPSVRRDPVTGQPYVEITWAEADALTFDLCLSRRIGGAMHRDLAGGCANVALADHGRSASRDVTLRRLPGRRAPRCALDDSLITPLTQQARTRLRDGALVLLDADAPAAGAVALDELPPSDVSAFADVRPALDVRSQRDQRRWTARRDLLTSDRGAYDYVVETENRGRAVLRFGDGVNGRAPAEAETLVARLRVGNGVAGNVGAEAIAHVVAPWAGDVLRVRNPLPARGGVDGLSVQKARLDAPHAFRRQERAVTPADYAAVAERAPGVQRAVATRRWTGSWHTLFISVDRRGEAALPAAEESALLDFVERFRLAGHDVEIDAPSYVALDIGLHVCTLPGYFAADVERRLLRVFSAGRLGGAAGDTGFFHADRFSFGQPVYLSSLVAAAMAVPGVAYVRTTRFQRLGRHPAGELASGRIAMARLEIARLDNDPNAPENGRIRFDVESAGTP; encoded by the coding sequence ATGAGCGGCGCACATCAATATTTCTGCGACACGCCCGGGCGGGTGCAGGCGCTGCGCGAGGCCGCGCTGCAGGAGCCGCCCCGCCTGCTCAACGGCATCCACTTTCTCGAAGTGGCGCCGGGCCATCGTCGGCTCGAAGTGCATTTCGTGCATCCGCTGGAGAGCGTGCCGGCCGAGCCGCTGGGCGAGGTCAACCTGGAGATTCGCGGCGGCGTGCGGGTGCGCGACCCCCAGGTGACGCACGTGGAGTGGGCCGGCGAGGTGATGCTGGTGGACGTGGCCGCCGCCGGCGACTTCTCGCGCTACACGCTGCGGCTGGTCGCCGGGCCCGGCCAGCCGGCGCCGCCCGAGGGTATCGATCCGGCGCTGGCGCAGATCGCCTTCAGCTTCAAGGTCGACTGCCCGAGCGACTTCGACTGCCGCACCGAATCCGACTGCGTTCCGCGAACGCCCGCGCCGCCGGCCATCGACTACCTGGCGCGCGATTACGCGGGCTTTCGGCGGCTGCTGCTCGACCGCATGTCGGTGCTGATGCCCGGCTGGCGCGAACGCAACCCGGCGGATCTGATGGTGACGCTGGCCGAGGCGGTGGCCTTTCGCGCCGACGAGCTGGCCTATCTGCAGGACGCGGTCGCCACCGAATCGACGCTGGGCACCGCGCGCCAGCGGGTATCGGTGCGGCGCCACACCCGGCTGCTCGACTACCCGCTGCACGACGGCTGCAACGCCCGCACCTGGGTGGCGCTGGAGGTGGCGCCGGCGGCCGACGGCCAGACGCTCGCCGGCTGCGACCCCGACACCGGCCTGGGCGGCGCGCAGCTGCTCACCCGCACGCCCAGCCTGCCCACCGGCCTGAACGCCGACGCCGCCCGGGCTGCGCTCGACGCCGGCGCCCGCTGCTTCGAGCTGGTCCATCCGCTGACCGTGTACGCCGCGCACAACCGGCTGCGTTTTCACACCTGGAGCGACGAGGACTGCTGCCTGCCGCAAGGCGCCACCAGCGCCTTCCTGCGCGACGACGAGGCCGATCCGCTGCGGCTGCGCGTGGGTGACCTGGTGCTGCTCGAATCGCTGGCCAGTCCCACCACCGGCGAGGCGGCCGACGCCGACCACCGCCAGCGCCAGGTGGTGCGGCTGACCCGGGTGGATCCCGAATCCTCGCCCGGCGCCGGTGCCCGCGCCGCGCCCTCGGTGCGGAGGGATCCGGTCACCGGCCAGCCCTACGTGGAGATTACCTGGGCCGAGGCCGATGCGCTGACCTTCGACCTCTGCCTGTCGAGGCGCATCGGCGGCGCGATGCACCGCGACCTGGCCGGCGGCTGTGCCAACGTGGCGCTGGCCGACCATGGCCGCAGCGCGTCGCGCGACGTGACCCTGCGCCGCCTGCCCGGGCGACGCGCGCCGCGCTGCGCGCTCGACGACAGCCTGATCACGCCGCTCACCCAGCAGGCCCGCACCCGGCTGCGCGACGGCGCGCTGGTGCTGCTCGATGCCGATGCGCCCGCCGCCGGCGCCGTCGCGCTCGACGAGCTGCCGCCGTCGGACGTGTCCGCCTTCGCCGACGTGCGGCCGGCGCTCGACGTGCGCAGCCAGCGCGACCAGCGCCGCTGGACGGCACGGCGCGACCTGCTGACCAGCGACCGGGGCGCTTACGACTACGTGGTGGAAACCGAGAACCGGGGCCGCGCGGTGCTGCGTTTCGGCGACGGCGTGAACGGCCGGGCGCCCGCCGAGGCTGAAACGCTGGTGGCACGGCTGCGGGTGGGCAACGGCGTGGCCGGCAATGTGGGTGCCGAAGCCATCGCCCATGTGGTCGCGCCCTGGGCCGGCGACGTGCTGCGGGTGCGCAACCCCTTGCCGGCGCGCGGCGGGGTCGACGGGCTGTCGGTGCAGAAGGCGCGGCTCGACGCGCCGCACGCCTTTCGCAGGCAGGAGCGTGCCGTGACACCGGCCGACTACGCGGCGGTGGCCGAGCGCGCGCCGGGCGTGCAACGGGCGGTCGCCACCCGGCGCTGGACCGGCAGCTGGCACACCCTGTTCATCAGCGTGGACCGGCGCGGCGAAGCGGCGCTGCCGGCAGCCGAGGAGTCGGCGCTGCTCGACTTCGTCGAACGCTTTCGGCTGGCGGGGCACGACGTGGAGATCGACGCGCCGAGCTACGTGGCGCTGGACATCGGGCTGCACGTGTGCACCTTGCCCGGTTATTTCGCGGCCGACGTGGAGCGGCGGCTGCTGCGGGTGTTCAGCGCGGGGCGGCTGGGTGGCGCGGCGGGCGACACCGGTTTCTTCCATGCCGACCGCTTCAGTTTCGGCCAGCCGGTCTACCTGAGCTCGCTGGTGGCCGCGGCCATGGCGGTGCCGGGCGTGGCCTATGTGCGCACCACGCGTTTCCAGCGCCTGGGGCGCCATCCGGCGGGCGAGCTGGCCAGCGGGCGCATCGCGATGGCGCGGCTGGAAATCGCCCGGCTCGACAACGACCCCAATGCGCCGGAAAACGGCCGCATCCGATTCGACGTGGAAAGCGCAGGTACGCCATGA
- a CDS encoding GPW/gp25 family protein — MHAAFPYRIDGRGRSAEPDDEDTYIRQLIEQVLFTVPGERVMRPDFGCGLLQLVFAPNSDELTATLQVLVQGALQQWLGHLLRIDEVQTANEDSTLSVLVRYTVLRTQASGSAAFAHATGAIA; from the coding sequence ATGCATGCCGCCTTTCCCTATCGCATCGACGGCCGAGGCCGCAGCGCCGAGCCCGACGATGAAGACACCTACATCCGCCAGCTCATCGAGCAGGTGCTCTTCACCGTGCCCGGCGAGCGCGTGATGCGGCCCGACTTCGGCTGCGGCCTGCTGCAGCTGGTGTTCGCGCCCAACAGCGACGAACTCACCGCCACCTTGCAGGTGCTGGTGCAGGGCGCGCTGCAGCAGTGGCTGGGCCATCTGCTGCGCATCGACGAGGTGCAGACGGCCAACGAGGACTCCACGCTGTCGGTGCTGGTGCGCTACACCGTGCTGCGCACCCAGGCCTCGGGCAGCGCCGCTTTCGCCCATGCCACCGGAGCCATCGCATGA
- a CDS encoding phage baseplate assembly protein V, translated as MSDRFYGKYRGMVLNNIDPMQMMRLQVQVPDVAGLLPATWAMPCVPVAGIQNGMVALPLIGSGVWVEFEQGDPDYPIWVGCFWGSAAEVPALARATPPGLSAIKLQTPLQNGLTISDLPGPTGGIMLKSATGATLIVNDTGIYIQNGKGASIVMTGPTVTVNAGALTVV; from the coding sequence ATGAGCGACAGGTTCTACGGCAAGTACCGCGGCATGGTGCTCAACAACATCGACCCGATGCAGATGATGCGGCTGCAGGTACAGGTGCCCGACGTGGCCGGGCTGCTGCCGGCGACCTGGGCCATGCCCTGCGTGCCGGTGGCGGGCATCCAGAACGGCATGGTGGCGCTGCCGCTCATCGGCTCGGGCGTGTGGGTGGAGTTCGAGCAGGGCGACCCGGACTATCCGATCTGGGTCGGCTGCTTCTGGGGCAGCGCCGCCGAGGTTCCCGCGCTCGCCCGGGCCACGCCGCCGGGGCTGTCGGCGATCAAGCTGCAGACCCCGCTGCAGAACGGCCTGACCATCAGCGACCTGCCCGGGCCGACCGGCGGGATCATGCTCAAGAGCGCGACCGGCGCGACGCTGATCGTCAACGATACCGGCATCTACATCCAGAACGGCAAGGGCGCCTCGATCGTGATGACCGGCCCCACCGTCACCGTCAACGCCGGTGCGTTGACCGTGGTCTGA
- a CDS encoding LysM domain-containing protein, which yields MTTDPVTAFLQANALAPAAFEPGSRYYGIPTAQLRQPDGRTVVYVRRRFLPPPEEFAVLQTVRVVAGDRLDNLAARHIGDPQLWWRLCDANGAMSPEALVAEPGATLDLTLPQGVPAPTGGDHG from the coding sequence ATGACGACCGACCCGGTAACCGCCTTCCTGCAGGCCAACGCCCTGGCGCCCGCGGCCTTCGAGCCGGGCAGTCGCTACTACGGCATTCCCACCGCGCAACTGCGCCAGCCCGACGGCCGCACGGTGGTCTATGTGCGCCGGCGCTTCCTGCCACCACCCGAGGAGTTCGCGGTGCTGCAGACGGTGCGGGTGGTGGCCGGCGACCGGCTCGACAACCTGGCCGCGCGCCATATCGGCGACCCGCAGCTCTGGTGGCGCCTGTGCGATGCCAACGGTGCGATGAGCCCCGAGGCTTTGGTGGCCGAGCCCGGCGCCACCCTGGACCTCACGCTGCCGCAGGGCGTGCCGGCGCCCACGGGAGGCGACCATGGCTAG
- a CDS encoding DUF4157 domain-containing protein: MTHALLASTTRAKKIASAALPVRPAIGAGLLQRKCSAGSEGECDECRRKHVLQRRPSGPEPGGAANTGQPVPASVQRVLSTGGSPLDAGARERFEPLFGHDFGQVRVHTDVAAAQSARSVNALAYTVGQHVVFGSGRYDTASQAGRGLLAHELAHTVQQRGAGGSLQRLSMDDSGGPMEREAEDASQRVMRGEPARVALSTGNARVQGFTVTTEAAGGCGICYDTAYPGKGPQNAGRVAHGVVQGAFDTLLGGVQQFGRLTEMAFSAPGDENGRLDLVRATPTGLEIGEIKPATPHGELQGMKDLAWYFEMVQAAFPLSTVTPLMTRIPVGAGLRMPDELARSAGCPEQMLAVIMMRPGLYGYFCEPPYSVARRGCTCRKRKEKKVPQPEDVPVTADKKSPAGEKEGAKAEDGKKDGKKGEKDGEKEGGRAIPPMEPVPEAARVAGLVIAAGLLARLLSKIGPKAILSAPLKRALVAVTALAALTLWAKGAEASVGLDGEDPIETLLKNADAKGQHLPDDIKDALRKDPELKALLEKAARSGNFDEAKRAQAEQLTRLIAGHRDEFSEEELETLLQVTEHAKGSLPDGDLTVEQIKKSIEAKRRGVAPGAGGDSPPPATGSAVTPAAPEKPAEPEAQSDPAPSAPAGASRTPAERLVEGMARPAEGGPKFTASVRQKLLDLARSLTPPLSEAEVDQLLDRLGSAVGKTEDEVVETLRQGVMTLRAKPGADAGDTPADDTGAPETAPAADPAGGGGLSQQIDKADPNAKPSRSEQENIALYAKTLDSIGWILPGDSYLSFNKPPYVAGRKYWLLHVGRDSDGVPFAGVVEVTILAQKGARWQVEVARGQRLYTVGRRYGTTRRYSEWITPPAGALKPTKKAMP; the protein is encoded by the coding sequence ATGACCCATGCGCTGCTGGCCTCGACGACGCGCGCCAAAAAAATTGCCTCGGCGGCGCTACCCGTCCGGCCCGCCATCGGCGCCGGCCTGCTGCAACGCAAGTGCAGCGCCGGCAGCGAAGGCGAATGCGACGAATGCCGTCGAAAGCATGTGCTGCAGCGACGCCCGAGCGGGCCGGAGCCCGGCGGTGCAGCCAATACCGGCCAGCCGGTGCCGGCCAGTGTGCAGCGGGTGCTGTCGACCGGCGGATCGCCGCTCGACGCTGGCGCGCGCGAACGCTTCGAACCGCTCTTCGGCCACGACTTCGGCCAGGTGCGGGTGCATACCGATGTGGCGGCGGCGCAGTCGGCGCGATCGGTGAATGCGCTGGCCTACACCGTCGGCCAGCACGTGGTGTTCGGCAGTGGCCGCTACGACACCGCGAGCCAAGCCGGCCGGGGCCTGCTGGCCCATGAGCTGGCCCACACCGTCCAGCAGCGCGGCGCGGGCGGCAGCCTGCAGCGGCTGTCGATGGACGACAGCGGCGGGCCGATGGAACGCGAAGCCGAAGACGCATCGCAGCGGGTGATGCGCGGCGAGCCGGCGCGCGTGGCCTTGAGCACGGGCAATGCCCGGGTGCAGGGGTTCACGGTGACCACCGAAGCCGCCGGCGGTTGCGGCATCTGCTACGACACCGCCTACCCGGGCAAGGGACCGCAGAACGCGGGCCGCGTGGCGCACGGGGTGGTGCAGGGGGCGTTCGATACCTTGCTCGGTGGCGTTCAGCAATTCGGTCGGCTGACCGAAATGGCGTTTTCCGCACCGGGCGACGAGAACGGGCGGCTCGACTTGGTAAGGGCCACGCCCACCGGCCTGGAGATCGGCGAGATCAAGCCGGCCACACCCCATGGCGAACTTCAGGGCATGAAGGACCTTGCCTGGTATTTCGAGATGGTGCAGGCCGCCTTTCCGCTTTCCACCGTGACGCCACTGATGACCCGCATTCCCGTGGGGGCGGGTCTGCGGATGCCGGACGAGTTGGCTCGCTCTGCCGGCTGCCCGGAGCAAATGCTCGCGGTGATCATGATGCGGCCGGGCCTGTACGGCTACTTCTGCGAGCCGCCGTACAGCGTGGCTCGCCGGGGCTGCACCTGCCGCAAACGCAAGGAGAAGAAGGTTCCTCAGCCGGAAGACGTGCCGGTCACCGCCGACAAGAAGAGCCCGGCCGGCGAGAAGGAGGGAGCCAAGGCGGAAGACGGCAAGAAGGATGGCAAGAAGGGCGAGAAGGACGGCGAGAAGGAGGGCGGCCGGGCAATACCGCCGATGGAGCCGGTGCCTGAAGCGGCCAGGGTAGCCGGGCTGGTCATCGCTGCGGGCCTGCTGGCGAGGCTGCTTTCGAAGATCGGCCCCAAGGCGATTCTGTCGGCGCCCCTGAAGCGGGCATTGGTGGCCGTCACCGCGCTGGCCGCGCTGACGCTGTGGGCCAAGGGCGCCGAGGCCAGCGTCGGCCTCGACGGCGAAGACCCGATCGAAACCCTGCTGAAAAACGCGGACGCCAAGGGGCAACACCTGCCCGACGACATCAAGGACGCCTTGCGCAAGGATCCGGAACTGAAGGCGTTGCTGGAGAAGGCCGCCAGGTCCGGCAATTTCGACGAGGCCAAGCGGGCGCAGGCCGAGCAGCTGACCCGCCTGATCGCCGGACACCGCGACGAGTTCTCGGAGGAAGAGCTCGAAACCCTGCTGCAGGTCACCGAACACGCCAAGGGCTCCCTGCCGGACGGCGACCTGACCGTGGAGCAGATCAAGAAATCGATCGAGGCCAAGCGCCGCGGCGTGGCGCCGGGTGCCGGCGGCGACAGCCCGCCGCCCGCCACCGGGAGCGCCGTCACGCCCGCAGCCCCGGAGAAGCCGGCCGAACCCGAGGCCCAAAGCGACCCGGCGCCAAGCGCGCCGGCCGGCGCCAGCAGGACGCCGGCGGAGCGATTGGTAGAAGGCATGGCGAGGCCTGCCGAGGGCGGGCCGAAGTTCACCGCATCGGTGCGGCAGAAGCTGCTGGACCTGGCCCGATCCCTGACACCGCCGTTGAGCGAAGCCGAGGTCGACCAACTGCTGGACCGCCTGGGTTCGGCCGTCGGCAAGACCGAGGACGAGGTCGTCGAAACGCTGCGCCAGGGTGTCATGACCCTGCGGGCCAAACCCGGCGCGGACGCGGGCGACACGCCGGCCGACGACACCGGGGCACCGGAGACCGCGCCCGCGGCCGACCCGGCGGGCGGAGGCGGCCTGTCGCAGCAGATCGACAAGGCCGATCCGAATGCGAAGCCTTCGAGGAGCGAGCAGGAAAACATCGCGCTTTATGCGAAGACGCTCGATTCGATCGGCTGGATATTGCCGGGCGACAGTTACCTGAGCTTCAACAAGCCGCCTTACGTGGCCGGCCGGAAATACTGGCTGCTGCATGTTGGCCGCGACAGCGACGGCGTGCCGTTCGCAGGCGTGGTCGAGGTGACCATCCTTGCGCAGAAGGGCGCACGCTGGCAGGTGGAGGTCGCGCGCGGGCAGAGGCTCTACACGGTCGGCCGGCGCTATGGCACCACCAGGCGCTACAGCGAATGGATCACGCCCCCGGCGGGTGCGCTCAAACCCACGAAGAAAGCCATGCCATGA
- a CDS encoding ATP-binding protein has protein sequence MNAPDRLIDWSALNQRLLVAEFTRLKGRLEPGSPHVADGADQQVAAVRAELAALSQPSAIDSMAEAFGLSSFERDLLLLAAGVEMDARLAALCGEATGDARRPWASFGLALQHLRDPHWSALSPRRPLRRWRLVDVESGASLATAKLSIDERVLHALAGVDYLDPRLEPLVRPVPAPDVMAPAHAEVCDALSSGLSQRDSPLPLPLVHLYGPDRHGGEDIAAECAARLGLQLWAIDSTRLPGSASELADFIVLCEREALLGAGAWFIDFADELPPPAALHAVQRLHGVVFLWSFAGHDWDRFEASLRPVLAYAVEHPSRSERRALWQEALGADAPALATMVASAAAQFQFSTRTIGDKAAALAASGPPDGDALWAACRGAMPGTLGGLARRIDSSASWSQLVLPEAQMQSLRQIELHMRHRHTVYDEWGFGAKGARGLGISALFAGESGTGKTLAAEVLAHALNLTLYRVDLSAVVSKYIGETEKNLRQVFDAAENLGAMLLFDEADALFGKRSEVKDSHDRYANIEVGYLLQRMEAFQGLAVLTTNHRSALDPAFTRRLRFVVLFSFPDQSQREAIWRASFPPQTPTSAIDWGRLARLDVTGGTIRNVVMAAAFLAAEKATPVGMSHLLRAAQLDAAKREKPLTGAQTRDWA, from the coding sequence ATGAATGCGCCAGACCGGCTGATCGATTGGAGCGCGCTGAACCAGCGGCTTCTGGTGGCGGAATTCACCCGGTTGAAGGGCCGGCTCGAACCCGGGTCGCCCCACGTCGCCGACGGAGCCGACCAGCAGGTGGCAGCGGTTCGCGCCGAATTGGCGGCCTTGTCGCAGCCCTCGGCGATCGACTCCATGGCCGAAGCCTTCGGCCTCAGCAGCTTCGAACGCGACCTGCTGCTGCTGGCCGCCGGCGTGGAGATGGACGCCCGGCTCGCCGCCCTGTGCGGCGAAGCCACCGGCGACGCGCGCCGGCCATGGGCCAGTTTCGGCCTCGCGCTGCAGCATCTGCGCGATCCGCACTGGAGCGCCTTGTCGCCCCGGCGGCCGTTGCGCCGCTGGCGGCTCGTCGACGTGGAGTCAGGCGCAAGCTTGGCGACGGCGAAGCTGTCGATCGACGAACGGGTGCTGCACGCACTGGCCGGTGTCGACTACCTCGACCCGCGCCTGGAACCGCTGGTGCGTCCGGTGCCGGCACCGGACGTGATGGCGCCCGCGCACGCGGAGGTTTGCGACGCGCTGTCTTCGGGCCTGTCGCAGCGCGACTCTCCGCTGCCGCTTCCCCTGGTTCATCTGTACGGGCCGGACCGCCATGGCGGCGAAGACATCGCTGCCGAATGCGCGGCACGCCTGGGGCTGCAGCTGTGGGCGATCGATTCCACCCGGCTGCCGGGATCCGCGTCGGAGCTGGCCGACTTCATCGTCTTGTGTGAGCGCGAAGCTCTGCTCGGCGCAGGCGCCTGGTTCATCGATTTCGCAGACGAATTGCCGCCCCCGGCGGCGCTGCACGCGGTGCAACGCCTGCACGGCGTGGTGTTTCTGTGGAGCTTCGCCGGGCATGACTGGGATCGGTTCGAGGCATCGCTCAGGCCGGTGCTGGCCTACGCGGTGGAGCACCCGAGCCGTAGCGAGCGGCGAGCCTTGTGGCAGGAGGCGCTGGGCGCCGACGCGCCGGCGCTCGCCACCATGGTGGCTTCGGCGGCCGCGCAGTTCCAGTTCAGTACCCGCACCATCGGCGACAAGGCCGCCGCCCTGGCGGCATCGGGGCCGCCCGACGGCGACGCGCTGTGGGCGGCCTGTCGAGGCGCCATGCCGGGCACCCTGGGCGGACTGGCGCGGCGCATCGATTCCAGCGCAAGCTGGAGCCAGCTGGTGCTGCCCGAAGCACAGATGCAGTCGCTGCGGCAGATCGAGCTGCACATGCGGCACCGCCACACGGTCTACGACGAATGGGGTTTCGGCGCCAAGGGTGCACGCGGCCTGGGCATCAGCGCGCTCTTCGCGGGCGAAAGCGGCACCGGCAAGACGCTGGCCGCCGAGGTGCTGGCCCACGCGCTCAACCTCACGCTCTACCGGGTCGACCTGTCCGCGGTGGTCAGCAAATACATCGGCGAGACCGAGAAGAACCTGCGCCAGGTGTTCGATGCGGCCGAAAACCTGGGCGCGATGTTGCTTTTCGACGAGGCCGATGCGCTTTTCGGCAAGCGCAGCGAGGTCAAGGACAGCCATGACCGCTATGCCAACATCGAGGTCGGCTACCTGCTGCAGCGCATGGAAGCCTTCCAGGGACTGGCGGTGCTCACCACCAACCACCGCAGTGCGCTGGACCCGGCCTTCACCCGGCGCCTGCGCTTCGTCGTACTGTTCTCGTTTCCGGACCAGTCGCAGCGCGAGGCGATCTGGCGGGCCAGCTTTCCGCCCCAGACGCCGACTTCGGCCATCGACTGGGGCCGTCTGGCGCGCCTCGATGTCACCGGCGGCACGATCCGCAACGTGGTGATGGCGGCGGCGTTCCTGGCGGCGGAGAAGGCAACGCCGGTGGGCATGTCGCACCTGCTGCGCGCCGCCCAGCTCGATGCCGCCAAGCGCGAGAAGCCGTTGACCGGCGCACAAACGCGGGACTGGGCATGA
- a CDS encoding DUF4255 domain-containing protein, producing MSNALAIAGVTAVLRDLLNDGLINHNISGMLGSSVNVSVLAPDRVVATGGTEASQINLFLYQVTANPGWRNEGLPSRDASGRSRLSNPPLALDLHYLLSVYSGGDLHAEILLGYAMQLLHETPVLTRAAIRTALSPSPDVGTGLPPALRALADSALEDQVELIRLTPHYLNTEEMSKLWTAMQSHFRPTAAYTASVTLIESRLPRRAGLPVLSRGLVDPVTGRDRGVAVGASVVPPLPMLTTVTAPGRQPAVALGDVVTLQGHHLDGNAREVRLINERFEIDLVLAAEALTADDVTGATVLRFALPPELAGTLPVGVYRVGARLTRPGESMARETNQLAMTLAPRITNLPLAVPRDGDGNAAFSIAFLPALRADQTALLVLGQDEHAPLGSGLPTGELGFVVPHAQPGSYLARLRIDGIESAFIDFSREPPLAPVFLNQRVVIT from the coding sequence GTGAGCAACGCGCTGGCCATCGCCGGCGTCACGGCCGTGCTGCGCGACCTGCTCAACGACGGCCTGATCAACCACAACATCAGCGGCATGCTGGGCAGCAGCGTCAACGTCAGCGTGCTGGCCCCCGACCGCGTGGTCGCCACCGGCGGCACCGAAGCCTCGCAGATCAACCTGTTTCTCTACCAGGTCACCGCCAACCCCGGCTGGCGCAACGAAGGCCTGCCCTCGCGCGACGCCTCGGGCCGCTCGCGCCTGAGCAACCCGCCGCTGGCGCTGGACCTGCACTACCTGCTGTCGGTCTACAGCGGCGGCGACCTGCATGCCGAGATCCTGCTCGGCTACGCCATGCAGCTGCTGCACGAAACCCCAGTGCTCACCCGCGCCGCGATCCGCACGGCCCTGAGCCCGTCGCCCGATGTCGGCACCGGCTTGCCGCCGGCGCTGCGAGCGCTCGCCGATTCGGCGCTGGAAGACCAGGTCGAGCTGATCCGCCTCACGCCGCACTACCTCAACACCGAGGAGATGTCCAAGCTCTGGACCGCGATGCAGAGCCACTTTCGGCCGACCGCCGCCTACACCGCGTCGGTCACGCTGATCGAGTCTCGCCTGCCGCGCCGCGCCGGCCTGCCGGTGCTCAGCCGTGGCCTGGTCGACCCGGTCACCGGCCGCGACCGGGGCGTGGCGGTGGGCGCGAGCGTGGTGCCGCCGCTGCCGATGCTCACCACCGTGACCGCACCCGGCCGCCAGCCGGCCGTGGCCCTGGGCGACGTGGTGACGCTGCAGGGTCACCACCTCGACGGCAATGCGCGCGAAGTGAGGCTGATCAACGAGCGTTTCGAGATCGACCTGGTGCTCGCCGCCGAAGCACTTACCGCCGATGACGTCACCGGCGCCACCGTGCTGCGGTTCGCCCTGCCGCCCGAACTGGCGGGCACGCTGCCGGTGGGCGTGTACCGCGTCGGCGCGCGGCTGACGCGGCCCGGCGAGAGCATGGCCCGCGAGACCAACCAGCTCGCCATGACCCTCGCGCCCCGCATCACGAACCTGCCGCTGGCGGTGCCACGTGACGGCGACGGCAACGCTGCCTTTTCCATCGCGTTCCTGCCGGCCCTGCGAGCGGATCAAACAGCGCTGCTGGTGCTCGGCCAGGACGAGCATGCGCCGCTGGGCAGCGGCTTGCCCACCGGCGAACTCGGGTTCGTCGTGCCCCATGCGCAACCCGGCTCTTATCTCGCGCGCCTGCGCATCGACGGCATCGAGAGTGCCTTCATCGATTTTTCGAGGGAGCCGCCTCTGGCGCCGGTATTCCTGAATCAAAGGGTGGTGATCACATGA